In the genome of Anabrus simplex isolate iqAnaSimp1 chromosome 2, ASM4041472v1, whole genome shotgun sequence, the window ctccgttttctccagcacaaatctcacatggggtgaccggcatttgaaccacggaacaaagTGATGAGAAGCCGGCGTGCTGCTGCATGAGCCACAAAGGCTCTACTTTCTGTATATTTATTATGGTCAAAATGTGCAATTGAATGTTGGTGGTCTCATAAAGCAAAGCCATCTTGATAAATCTCCTACAATTTGTAATCTTGGCATCCAATAAGATAGAATGGTTAGCTTTATGCCCAGCCACCCTTGTTCCAAGAagttaacctgatactcatttctagTGTAGGCTGACTTTCTGATGAGGAGTCGAACCCAAATCCTTCCAGGTAAAATGAGCATACCTTTACTGCCTCAGTAAGGCAGTCCTCTAATTAACTATATACATAATATACTTTTGGGTATCAAATTCTTAAAGTTCTTgatttcattatgttttttttacaacttgttttatgtcacaccgacacagataggtcttatggtgacagtaggagagaaaagggcaaggagtgggaaggaagtggctgtggcctgaattaaggtgcagtaccagcatttgcctggtgtgaaaataagaaaccatggaaaaccatcttcagggctgccgacagtggggtttggggTTTGTCCATACATGGCCTACATGGTCCCACAGTATGTAGTATGATACAACCATAGATCTTGAGTAATAATATACAATACAcagaattatttatttttcataattacttGCAAAGGCATAAGCTCAAAAAACACCAGCTCATCCATTTAGTCACTGCCTTTTTGGCAAAAGATAAGTTATCATAGCCTACATTATGCATGGGAATTTACTGTTTCACAAACAAGCAATTCTTGACATTTGTGCTAACTCAAGAAATGGCACTGTGGAAGGCGAGTGTCCTTTTGTCCGTCACTCTTTCATATTGCAAACCTGAATAAAAATCAGTGGCTGAAAGCAGTGCAGTTCCAGTTGGAAAGTGCCGTGGCACAAACAAAGCCAACAAAATCGGCAATTTCCAAAACCGAGAAAATGATTGTGACCTTTTAAAATCCTACGCTCCTCCAACCTGCAAAGGTAAGACGGGGATTGCCACTTAAATTAATATCAGTGCAAACATTTAACATTTGTGTCACAGTAAAATTGGTGTAGATGTATTCAAACATTTTTCAGTTGCTAAGCTCCTGAAATGGAGGTTATTTGCAACTAAAATTTTGACTAAGTTATATTTgcttttatttatttgtgtgtagTGAGCAACTGTTTTTACAAATGAAGTAAGCCAAATCAAGATACAGATTCTACTAGATTGCAGCTGTAAATAAATATATACCCAGATTTTTAGTGAAATAACTGCAAATGttaaataaatgtaattaaaagtaCAGTCTTGTAATTTGTTATTTGTTCATCACAATCTCAATTATATGTAAAATGGAATCATTATTTATCTAAGATTCAGCAACTGCCACTGCACTCACTCTCCGTTTGTGCCTCCATCTACCAGTTCTGAACTATGTAGTGTTTGCTGGCTTTGCAGGTTGCTTAAGAAGTGGTTTGTAGTTTGCCCATACATACTCCCAGAGTATGTAGTGTGATACAACCATAGTTTTGAGTGATAATACACAATTTAAAGAAGCAtattaaaatgttaatatttcataTATGGTATATTGTGAATGGAACTTGGAAATTGAATccagtttatttttaaaattctgctCTTCATCATGTGTTAGATGATTTTGGGTGATAGATGGAATGATACTTTTAAAATTAGCTCTTCAATGACTGTGAGTTCACACCAAATTTTGTATATATCAGGTAGAGAGACCACAGTTCAGTATGATTTTACTTTGCTAATATAGTGGACAAATTCTACCAGTATCTACTCTATAAGTTATGAAGAAGtgttgaataaatatatataaagaTCATCTGTTATCATACTTAAACAAATGCTCTAATAATACAGCAAATTCATACAAATATCTCATGGTCTGAAGTGTGAATTCCTGAATCATATGACCCTTGACAGCCATGGTGTGGTACTGCAGATTTGATGCGATGTGATCGATTGCGAGCTGTTGGAGGATAGGATACGTGATGTCTCACAAAACTCGATGAACGCTAGAACAAAGAGATATGAGTATGGACAATGATCTCATTTTTGTGCTTAAAGTATAAAatttctgaatgaatgaatgaatgaatgaatgaatgaatgaatgaatgaatgaatgaatgaatgaatgaagaaaatcaTATATTGACACATAGCAccaacatggataggtcttatcgcaatgatgggataggaaaggctgggattgagaaagaagtgaccagggtctggtgtgaaaatgggaaaacacggaaaatcatcctcagggctgccgacagtggggtttgaacacaccatctccagaatgcaagctcacagctacatgacccaaaccaggtggccaacttgcttggtgagAATAAGCTATCAATTAATGTTGTCAACTATGTTAATGCTACAATAACCAGCAGCAAAAGAATTAATTACATGCAGTAGTGGTCCAGGAAGGAAAAGATCAGTAACAACAGAATTAGAGAATAGGTGAAACCTAAGAAACTAAACCCAGACAAAAATACTGAAGGGATTTGTGCTAATATTGCTTTTAGGCAAACAAATTTTTAATACATTCTTTTTATCTcactaaattataataaaatcccTCTTTTCGTTCTACTCTGTCACTATATAACCAAACATTTTGTTAAGTGTGAAATGAAGATTGTAAACATTTTTCTGTTActaatttcttttaaatttattcctTTTCTTGACATTATCACTGTAGCCTAATATATGATGGAAAAACTTCCTTTCTAAAATTCTATAAAAGTTACACTCTAATTTCTTCTACACATACTACAATGATCAGTGAGCTCTGAATTAGATATATGTACCTTTTTATGAGTGCTTGTGCTGCTTCCAGAACTAGCACTGGATAACGTAGAACAAGGTGATGTGTCTCCAGAGCTGCACTCAGACCCTGAAGCTTCCAGCTGCTCTCGAAGATCCAAGATTGCTTCATGTAGGGCAAATAGCTGGTTGAATAATGCTGTGTCTTGTGCCACCAAACTTGCCTGGAGATATCAATTAAAAAAAGAGTTCAATTAGgtattatttttcaaatatattttcttgaaagacattaaattaataatattactgtATTATCCTTAGTAACAGAACTATTGGTCATGTTCATTAACAGGTATAACTCATCACACCAACTGAATAACATTCAGTCCAGTCATATTTAGTTAATAGCAAGTGACCTCTGGAGAGACCCggtgcagatctttcaagttgaTGCCTCGTAGGTGACCTGTATGTCTATGAGGAATTTGGGAATTGATGAGAACAAGATGAGCCCAGTTTTATGGACATATCCTCTTGAAAAATGAAGACAGGTTCACATGGAACATCCTGACCCTCTTAGAAGGAAAGAGTGATGAATAAGGCACACACATTCAGAtgccgagccattgaaattaaccaatgaaggttaaaatccatgatCCGGCTGGGAATCAAGCCCGGGTTTCCTtggactgaaggccagtatgctaaccatatagccatgaagccagacagtCCTGTCATATGAAAGACAGCCATTACTTGTAGTGTTTCTTCCAGAGACTAATTTTCTTCACAACATTTAACTACACATTCTTTCCCCTGTGCGTGcgttcagtcctcagcctgaaggctggttggatcctcaacaactccaccattagctgtcatatatgccctaggcatcactgaagaggcatgctggGGCAATGAGGAGTGATGtggtttcccgttggtttcctcactgaACCACAAGTTGATATTACCTACCAgtttgccaagtccactgaaatgcatgcaccaattgaccctatgagcaacattttcacatcattcatagcagggactggctgcataaggaattgcattattagcatcgctcatacctcagtcactaaaGCCGACAAGGGTAACACAATCGTTGTAATGGACAAAAATGAATACATTAGCAAAACAAATGAATTCTTTACAGACAGTTCATTTACCATAGTTACAAAGGACCCCACCCAGAGAATTCAATGATTACTCAAACAGACCTTAAAGAACACCCCGTACATATTTACAGATCAAGAAAGAACAAAATTAATAATCGTAAATCCAGGTCTTCCCATTGCAAAAGCCCTTTCTAAGATACACAAGACCAGcgtccccattcgcccgatcatcAACTACAGACCAAGCCCTTTAAAGAAAATGTCTCAATTTATCCAAAAATTTTTGAGGAAGAATTACCAATTTATGTCTAAAAtatccattaaaaacactacagaatTAATACATAAATATGAAAAGTTCATTGTTTAACCCAATCACTCCATTCTTTTGATATCATGAATATGTATcccagcatacaagtatcaaaattataccctattatcaaaaataatttaaataaatacagtcaTTTAAGTAAATATGAAATCCAGGATTTCTGTCCATTTTAAAAGTAGTTGTAAATGATAATATCTTCACTTTTGATAACATCATCTACCAATAGGAAGGTTTGGCATTGGGCTCGCTGGCCTCGGGTATTATAGCAGAAATCTGCATACAGTTTCTAAAACATACTAAAATTAACAACAACACAAACTtcgacaatattctcctttgggctagATATGTAGATCATATCTTAGTAATTATGGATGAAAAACATTCAACACTGCTACCACTCTTCTCAGTCTTAATAACGTTGATTCACACATCTAATTCACACTGGAAGCCGAAAATGATAAAAAAATAAACTTTTTAGATTTAATCACCACCAGACACTCAAACTTTTTAAATTATAAAATCtttagaaaacccactcaaactgcTTCTACAATCCACCAAGACTCAACACATCCACAGATTCATAATTGAGCAACTTACAATAGCTTAGTTCACCGAGCCTTTAATGTGCCTATGTCTAAAAATGATCTAAAAACGAACTAAACACAATTCGCAGTATCGCAAAATCCAATGGTtacaatagttttttttttcacAGAAAGAATAATCAtcaaatacagttttaaaagtagTTGTAAATGATAATATCTTCACTTTTGATAACATCATCTACCAATAGGAAGGTTTGGCATTGGGCTCACTGGCCTTGGGTATTATAGCAGAAATCTGCATacacattaaagaaagaaaaactcAATGTCCCCTTAATTTCTACCTTTACATTTAATAAAGAGATCTATAAAgtcactaacatttttaagaaacacaatgtaaaaatagccttcaaaatgaacaataaaaatacagatatcctaCATAATTTAACATCAGTTAACAGGATTAGcagtttctcaaaatcaggagtttacaggatcaagtGTAATAATTGCAATTTTTCATATGTTTGATAAACTGGGAGGAGTTTCCAAACaagatattcagaacatattaatgccctaagatataacaaattctcagcAGTATGTCAATACTTGCAAGATTACAatcataattttaccaacatacaacaagatatggaaatccttAAGATAATAAACAAAGGCTCCCTACTTAATATAatggaaaactgttttatacatttagatcagtatttcaattcaaactacaaccTTAATGACATTTAGGAGAAATCCAATATTTCATTGACCTTCTCATTATTATTTCTGGAAAAGTTAATTTAACAAATCATAAATAGATTTTTCATTCAGTTCAAGATACCTTTCCGCATCAATTACCCCTATTcctgcacccttcagccccgcctttaAATAGCCCCCCCTCACTTTCCTCTCCCTTCCCCGCTCGCTCCGATCTGCCCTACCCCGTTTTCCCCCTCCCTGCCCTTCCCCCTCCCTTCCTGATCTTCCCTACTCATGTTTCCCTTCATTTCAGTTATGCACTACTAGCTACATCTTACACACCTCAGTGCAAGGTGAGTTacatattattttttgctattcgaTCAGCCCCTTTCTTCAACAGCCCTTGCACTAAtttgggttttattattattatttatcacgtCACTTGTTCCACACTGAACTGCAAACCTTCACCACCTACTTCGTAGAAATAATTTGACCTTCATGAACAACATTTGCCCTCAGCTTTAAGGACATCAAACTAGAAGCACTTTTAACGGCATCAATGTACCAttttgcaagagacaattctcattgttggtctgtattgaagctgactataagcaaattatcacaaaataatttattctatcgtaccacctattcaatacatgccacGTGCTGCGTGGGTGAAATTTACATAACATTATGTACGcttcttaggaacatgtttcgccccttgttaagggcatcattaGCCtataggtaaccttaaggtcaaatgccGGATCATTAACCAAGTATACAAGGTATACACTGAAAATATGTTACACTTTAAAATCATCTtaagttaacatgctacaattTTAATGTAGAAAAATGCCTATTACTAAccatgtaacggttcaaatcccgttacaaggtgatatatgtatttttattattgtatgattttatctgtatattattattattattactatatcagtattattattattttatctgtgatattgttactattattgtaattatccgttttattcaattttgcaattgcctgttgcttgcaagattgcacttagatgtatacatatatacgtatgtgtagtataacactcaatacctgtacagtgagaattgttgtatatatcagagatcggatgtgacgttggtgcattgtgcaatattgttggcgattctgccaagtcatcgccactccatggctatgtcatcgtatttatttagaatatgcgcgcacggtgtcatcgccgcggggctatttcaccactgcgtgtaatatctgtcgcgtaggtgggagtatgtcattgttatttttggagattacgtagctgtgtcaacaaagtctatataaggtggatgcacattgtagcgtcagtcattacttatacggatgcagtacagtgaagtagtctactagatcaagaggccttaggtggtcagccaacgagtgtgaacgagagatggagaagactcagtgagccattaattattggtcattgagagagtgagaccaaatggttggtccgtcacttagtggaagacgcggacgcaaggcttaccaaggagtcagagagggcaaccctggacctgccaagaggtcataccatactgacttacaaagaagtcagatgatatggagaagaagcagt includes:
- the LOC136863343 gene encoding uncharacterized protein; translated protein: MAGIGSVNDNSQTHFTLSQHFFAAWQLRNDNRKARWEQEPSCNPFESETHLAALHQKLQHLKAEIASLVAQDTALFNQLFALHEAILDLREQLEASGSECSSGDTSPCSTLSSASSGSSTSTHKKRSSSFVRHHVSYPPTARNRSHRIKSAVPHHGCQGSYDSGIHTSDHEIFV